The sequence GATTTATCCGGTGGCGATGGAGGAGGGGTTGCGTTTTGCGATTCGCGAGGGGGGGCGGACGGTCGGTGCCGGCGTCGTCACGAAAATCCTCGACTAAAACAGTGCGCTGGTAATACTCTCCGGGATCTTGAGGCCCCGTGGGCGTACAAGGACCCGGAGGGACTCACGGGCGTAGCTCAATTGGCAGAGCAGCGGTCTCCAAAACCGCAGGTTGCAGGTTCGAGTCCTGCCGCCCGTGCTCTGTTTAATGCAAGGAAGGGCGAACCGGTGTTCGCCCTTCCTATTTGTCTTGCCCGGACCGTCAATCAGCCAGAGCCGGTCATGTTTGCAAAAATTCGCGCATACCTGCAGGAAGTTTTCCGGGAGATGCAAAAGGTGAGCTGGCCCTCGCGTCAGGAACTCATCAATAATACGATACTGACGCTGGTCGCTTCTGCAGTGCTGGCGCTGTTTATCTTCCTGGCCGATCGGGTGATCGCAACGGTGCTGGAATTTATCTATTCAGTGTAACGAGCGTACGCAAGCTGAGCGAATCAGGGCCATGGCCGAAGAAAAAAAACAGGAAGGGGTGCGTAAGTGGTATGTGCTGCGCACCTTTTCAGGACATGAAAAAAAAGTCAAGCAATATCTAGAACGTGAAATTGAACGGCTGGGCCTGCAAGACCGCGTCGGAGAGATTTTAATTCCGACCGAAACCGTTTTTGAACTGCGCGGCGGCAAGAAGCGAACCCGTGAGCGCACCTTTTTTCCGGGCTACATTTTGATTGAAGCGGTGCTCGACCGGGAGCTTCAGCACTTGATTTCGAATATGCCGTCGGTGGTGGGGTTTCTAGGAACCGGTGACCAGCCCACGCCGCTGCGCCCGGAAGAAGTTCGGCGCATTCTCGGAAAGGTAGACGAGGCGCGGGAGCTGGGCGAGCAGCCCGAGATTCCCTTCAAGCCCGGTGATGTGGTGCGCATCATTGAGGGACCATTTAATAACTTTACAGGCGTCGTAGAGGAGGTCTATCCCGACAAGCTCAAGCTCAAGGTGATGGTCTCCATCTTCGGGCGGAAGACGCCCCTGGAGGTTGATTACCTGCAGGTAGAGCGGGAGTCATAGGCTTTCTGTGAAAAACGCACGGGACGGTCCGAGGCGGAAACCTTCGTAGAAGCGAAGCATAGAGAAGGCGCTCTGTCCATTTTGCACGGACGGAATCCGCGGGAGCCTGACTCAGAGACAGGCGATTGGACCGCAAAAAGGAGGTGCTATGGCAAAGAAGGTCGAAAAGGTCATCAAGCTGCAGATCAAGGGCGGACAGGCAACGCCAGCTCCGCCAATTGGTCCGGCGCTCGGTCAGGCGGGCGTCAATATCATGGAGTTCTGCAAGCAGTTCAATGCGGCCACGCAGGATCGTATGGGCGTGGTCCTGCCGGTCGTCATTACCGTTTACTCGGACAAATCCTTTACGTTTGTTGTTAAAAGTCCGCCGGCAGCCGAGCTGCTCAAAAAAGCGGCAGGCATTGAGAAGGGGGCCAGTGATCCGCTGCGGCAGAAAGTAGGGAAGGTAACGTGGCAGGATTGCCTGGAGATAGCCAAGCAGAAAATGGCCGACCTGAACGCGTACGATCTGGAAAAGGCAGCCTCCATGATTGCCGGAACCGCGCGTTCCATGGGAATTGTGGTGGAAGGAAAGCCCGAGCATCTCTAAGATTTTGCCGCGGGAGTCTGCGCTGCGCAGGCGATTGAACCGCTTAACCTGAGTGAGCCATGCCCAGAAAACGAGGAAAACGGTATCGGAAAGCGCTTGAGATTATTCAGCAGGCCGGCAACGGTCCCTTTTCGTTAGAGGAGGCGGTTGATCTGGTCAAAAAGACCGCGCTGGCCAGGTTCGACGAGTCGGTCGATATTGACGTGCGGCTGGGGGTGGACCCGCGACATGCCGACCAGATGGTGCGGGGAACAGTAGCCCTGCCGCATGGCACCGGAAAGAAAGTGCGCGTATTGGTGCTGGCCGACGAAGGGCGATGGAAGGAAGCGTTGGAGGCAGGCGCTGACTATGCCGGCCTGGATGAGTACATTGAAAAGATTCAGGGCGGCTGGCTGGAGTTTGACGTGGTGATTGCCACGCCCCAGGTAATGAGTAAAGTGGGCCGGCTGGGGCGCATTCTGGGGCCACGGGGACTTATGCCCAACCCCAAGAGCGGGACGGTGACGCAGAACGTGGCCGAGGCCGTTCGAGAGGTAAAGGCTGGCCGCATTGATTTCCGCGTGGACAAGGCCGGTAATCTGCACACCTCCATAGGGAAAGCTTCGTTTAGCAGCGATCAAATTCGGGAGAATGCCGAAGCCTTCCTGCGCGAGGTGCTGCGGTTGCGCCCGCCTTCCGTAAAAGGTGCCTACGTGCGCTCCATTACCCTTTCGACGACCATGGGGCCACCGGTGCCGGTAAGCCTGAGCGTGCTGAGCACGCTCCGATGACATGATCGATGCGCAAAAGAGGAAGTGAGCCATGCCGTTGACAAGAGCCCAGAAAGCGGCCATTCTCGAAGAGATCCGCGCGAAACTGGAGTCGGCGCCGGTTATCTACCTGACCGATTACATGGGGTTAAATGTGGCCCAGATTACGGACCTGCGGCGTCGCTTCCGGGAGGCCGGTGTAGAATTCAAGGTGGTTAAGAATACGTTGCTCCGGATTGCCCTGGAGCAGCGAGGCGGCTACGAAGCGTTGCTGCCTGTGCTGAACGGGCCTACGGCCGTAGCCCTTAGTGAGGAGCCGGCCGCACCGGCGCGCGTCATTAAGAAGTTCATTGAAGAGCAAGGCGTCGAGCTCCCTCGGCTGAAAGCGGCTTACATTGACGGTGCAGTCTATGGAGCGGACGCGCTTGACACGCTGGCCGCACTTAAGTCGAAGGATGAGCTGATTGCAGACATTATGGGTCTTCTGCTGGCGCCGGCTCAGAACGTACTCGGCGCGCTGCAAGGGCCGGGGCAGACGCTGGCCGCCTGCGTGCAGGCCGTCGCCGAAAAAGAAGCGGCATAACCCTTACCGAATATACATCGTAGCAGGTAACATCATTCCTTAATGAGCAGCGCAGCCCGAAGGGGCAGAGACCGCTGCAGGAAAACCAGGAGGAAGAACCATGGCAGACCTGAAAGCACTCGCCGAACAACTGGTAAACCTGACGATCAAGGAGGCGAACGAGCTCGCCAAGATCCTGGAGGAAGAGTATGGCATCAAGCCGGCGGCTGCTGCGGTAGCCGTGGCGGCAGGTCCGGCCGGTGGTGATGGCGCTGCGCAAGCTGAGGAAAAGACGGAATTTGATGTCATCCTCAAAGCGGTCGGCGGCAACAAGATTGCCGTGATCAAGGAAGTGCGCGCCATCACGGGCCTTGGTCTCAAGGAGGCCAAAGAACTGGTCGACAGCGCCCCCAAAGCCGTCAAAGAGGGCGTCAGCAAAGAGGAGGCCGAACAGATCAAGGCCAAACTGGAAGAGGCTGGCGCCGAAGTGGAAATCAAGTAACTTCCTGGGAACCTACGGCTTTTGCCAGCATTCTTGCCTCGAACGTCATATGTCTACAGGTAAGCCGACCCCTCGGGCGAGGGAGTCGGCTTTCCCTGCTTGTAGCCTGCACGCCCAGCATGATGCTCTCGAAGGTTGGTACCCTCACGGAGAAACAACCTCTGTGCCAAAGCGTTACTGGGGCGTTACCCACTTCTAAAGGCGCAGGCGCAAGCTGCTCGGTTTCGGGGTTTTCGGCAACGCGTCACTCAACCATCGAAGTTGCACCCGCTTATGTCTGAGTTCAACGGCCAGCCGGGCACGACGCAGCGGATTTCGTTTGCCCGCACGAAGACGGTCCTGGACTATCCCGACCTTCTCGAAATTCAGCTAAAGTCCTTCAAGGAATTTGTGCAGGATGATGTGCCGCCTGAAGAGCGGGAGGATAAAGGGCTCCAGGCGGTCTTCAAGGAACACTTTCCCATTACCGATAGCCGGGAGCGGTATATCCTGGAGTTTCTCTACTACACGCTGGACACGCCGAAGCATACCGTGGAGGAGTGTCTGGCCCAGGGGCTGACCTATTCGGTGCCGCTGAAGGCAAAGCTCCGGCTATCGATTCTGGAAGACGAAGATGAGGAAGAGGCCGGCGAGGCAATTGAACAGGAAGTATACCTGGGGAATTTGCCGTACATGACCGAACGCGGCACCTTCATTATCAATGGAGCCGAGCGCGTCATTGTCTCGCAGCTCCATCGAAGCCCCGGGGTCTTCTTCAGCCAGAGCGTTCACCCCAACGGCACCGAACTCTACGCGGCGCGCGTGATCCCGCTGCGCGGGTCGTGGCTCGAATTTTCCACGGATGTGGCCAACGTTATGTGGGCCTACATCGACCGGCGTAAGAAGATTCCGGTCACAACCCTGCTACGCGCGCTGGGCTATTCCTCGGATGAGGACATTATTCAGTTGTTTGAGCTGGGGGAAGAGGCGGATATTTCGACCAAGAAGAAGTTCAAGAAGTACCTGGGGCGTAAGCTGGCCTCTTCGATTACGCTGGAGCGCATCATTGAAATCGTTGATGAAGATACCGGCGAAATTATAGAGGAAAAGCGGGAGCGAGAAGTGCTCCTGCCGGCCGAGCATGAACTGCAGGAGGAGGACTACGACCGTCTCAAAGAGGCCGGTATTACCCGACTCTATCTGCTGAAGGAGGAAGAGAACGAAGAAGAGGCACTTGATAAAAGTTCGCTGCTCAACACCCTGCGCAAAGATCCGACGCATTCGGAGGCAGAGGCACTGGAATATCTGTATTTCCAACTGCGGGGTACGGAGGCGCCTGACCTCGAAACAGCCCGTGCGCTGCTGGACCGTCTCTTCTTTAATGAAAAGCGCTACGATCTGGGCGCAGTTGGGCGCTATCGCCTCAACAAACGGCTGCGCCTGAATATGCCCATGGATGTCCTCACGCTGACCAAGGAGGACATCGTAGCTATTGTGCGGGAACTCGTGCTGCTGCAGAACGGCCGCAGCACGGTGGACGATATTGACCACCTGGGCAATCGGCGGGTGCGCACCGTAGCCGAACAACTGGCAGCGCAGTTCTCGGTCGGGTTAGCCCGCATGGCCCGCACGATCAAAGAGCGCATGAACCTGCGGGATGCCGAAAGCTTTACGCCGCAGGATCTGGTCAATGCACGCACAATTGCCAGCGTCATCAATACGTTCTTCGGGACCAATCAGCTCAGCCAGTTTATGGATCAGACCAACCCGCTGGCTGAGCTGACGCACAAGCGGCGCGTGTCGGCGCTCGGGCCGGGAGGGCTGACGCGCGAGCGGGCTGGCTTTGAGGTGCGTGACGTGCACTACACGCACTACGGCCGTCTCTGCCCCATTGAAACGCCCGAAGGCCCCAACATCGGGCTGATCTGCTCGCTGACGGTGCACGCCCGGGTGAACGAATTCGGCTTTATCGAAACGCCCTACCGGGTTGTGCGCGATGGCAAGGTAACCAATGAAATTGTCTACCTCACAGCCGAGGAGGAGGACAACGCCGTCATCGCGCAGGCAAACGCTCCGATTGACGAGGAAGGCAACTTCCTCAATGAATACGTCAAGTGCCGCTATCGCGGCGACTTCCCGCTGATGCGGCCGGAGCAAATTCAGTACATGGACGTCGCGCCTAACCAGATCGTCTCTCCCTCGGCCAGCCTGATTCCCTTCCTCGAACACGACGACGCCAACCGTGCCCTCATGGGCTCGAACATGCAGCGGCAGGCGGTGCCCCTGCTGCAACCCGAAGCGCCTATCGTGGGCACGGGCATGGAAGCACGCATCGCGCGCGACTCGCGCGCCTTGCTCATGGCTGAAGGACCAGGCGTGGTCGAGTACGTCGATGCCGACCGCATCGTCATTCGCTACGACCAGGACCCTGAAGATGCCGAGGTCAGCTTTGAAGAGCCCGTCAAGGAGTACCGACTGGTCAAGTTCCGTCGCACCAACCAGGACACCTGCATCAACATGCGACCGATTGTCAAGGTCGGTCAGCGGGTGGAAAAGGGGACGGTGCTCTGCGACGGATTTGCCACGGAGAAAGGGGAGCTGGCGCTCGGCAAAAACATCCTGGTGGCCTTCATGCCCTGGCGCGGCTATAACTTCGAGGACGCCATCGTGATTTCAGAGCGTCTGGTGGCCGAGGACGTCTTTACCTCGGTCCATATCGAAGAGTTTGAGTGCCAGGTGCGGGATACCAAGCGCGGCCAGGAAGAGCTGACGCGGGAAATCCCCAACGTCTCCGAAGAGGCCACCAAGGACCTGGATGAGCGGGGTATCATTCGCGTAGGAGCCGAAGTAAAAGCTGGCGACATCCTGGTCGGTAAGGTTACGCCCAAGGGAGAGACGGAGCCTACGCCTGAAGAAAAGCTGCTCCGGGCCATTTTTGGCGATAAGGCCGGTGATGTAAAGGATGCGTCGCTGAAAGCGCCGCCCGGCATGAAGGGCGTCGTGATCGACACGAAACTCTTCAGCCGCCGCAAGCTGGATCCGGCCTCGAAAAAACGGGAGCAGCAGCGTCTGGCTCAGATTGACGAACAACTGCAGCGGGACCTGGCCGAACTCGACCGCCGCTTCTGGGAGAAGTTCTTTAAGCTGGTAGAGGGACAGGTATCGGCCGGGGTGGAGACGCGCGAAGGGGATATTGTGTTGCCGGAAGGCATGCCCTTCACTCGGGAAGCCTTCGCGAAGATATCGCCGCTGAAGCTGAACCCGATGTTGCCCTTTACGCAGGATGAGGCCGTCAACCGCAAGGTGCAGAAGCTGCTGCGCAACTATGAGCAGATGCACCGGCGGATTACGGGGGAAGCCAAGCGGTTGAAACACCAGATTCAGATGGGGGATGAGCTGCCGCCCGGCGTCGTGCAGCTTGCCAAGGTCTACATCGCCCGCAAACGGAAAATTCAGGTGGGCGATAAGATGGCCGGTCGGCACGGCAACAAGGGCGTGGTGGCGAAGATTGTCCCGGTTGAGGACATGCCGTTCCTGGAGGACGGAACGCCGGTGGATATCGTGCTCAACCCGCTGGGCGTACCCTCCCGCATGAACCTCGGACAGATCTACGAAACGCTGCTGGGATGGGCCGGCAAGGTGCTGGGGCGGAAGTTTGCCTCCCCGGTTTTCGACGGCGCTTCGCTCGACGAGATCAAAGCGCTGCTGCGTGAAGCAGGCCTGCCCGAAGATGGCCGCGTGCAACTCTACGATGGCCGCACGGGCGAGCCGCTTGATGAAAAGACGACAGTGGGGTACATCTACATGATGAAGCTCAATCACCTGGTTGAGGATAAAATTCACGCTCGGTCGATTGGACCGTACAGCCTCATCACGCAGCAGCCCCTGGGTGGCAAAGCCCAGTTCGGTGGGCAACGTCTGGGTGAAATGGAGGTGTGGGCGCTTTATGCGTACGGCGCCGCCCATACGCTCCAGGAAATGCTCACCTATAAGTCGGACGACGTGCAAGGGCGCTCGAAAGCCTACGAGGCCCTGGTCAAGGGTGAAAACCTGCCCGAACCCGGCGTTCCCGAAAGCTTCAACGTGCTGGTGCGTGAGCTGCAAGGCCTCGGCCTGGAAGTGCGGCTCGACTGAGACAAAGGCTCCCTCTGATCCGACACCAACCCGCCGATATACGCTATGCCGCAAGGGAAGACGCTCAAGATCAAACGCGACTTCACCAGCATCACGCTGAGCCTGGCTTCGCCGGAAAGCATTCTCGAACGCTCCTACGGCGAAGTGCTCAAGCCCGAGACGATTAACTACCGGTCGTTCAAGCCGGAGAAAGACGGCCTGTTCTGCGAAAAGATCTTTGGGCCGGTCAAAGACTATGAGTGCCACTGCGGCAAGTACAAGCGCATCCGCTATCGCGGCATTGTCTGCGATCGCTGCGGCGTCGAAGTGACCGAAAAGAAGGTGCGCCGCGAGCGGATGGGGCACATTACGCTGGCCGTCCCGGTCGTTCATATCTGGTACTTCAAGACCGTCCCGAACAAGATTGGCAACCTGCTCGGGCTGAAGTCCAAAGATCTGGAAAAGATCATCTATTACGAAAACTACATCGTGATTCAGCCCGGCTGTGCGGAGAAGCTCGGGGTGGAAAAGAACCAGCTCCTCACGGAGGAGGAGTATTACGATATTCTCTACCAGATTCGGGAGGACAACAACCGCCTCGACGACGACGATCCGGAGAAGTTCATCGCCAAAATTGGCGGGGAAGCCATTGAAATGATGCTGAAGCGGCTGGACCTGGATGCGCTCTCCAAAGAGCTGCGCTTTCAGGTCAAGACCGAAACCAGCCAGCAGCGTAAAGAAGAAGCGCTCAAGCGCCTCCAGGTCGTCGAGGCATTTCGCGAGGCAAACCGGAAGCTGGAAAACCGGCCCGAGTGGATGGTCATGCGGGTTATCCCGGTAATTCCGCCGGAGCTGCGCCCGCTGGTTCCGCTCGAAGGAGGCCGGTTTGCGACGAGCGACCTGAACGACCTCTACCGGCGCGTTATCATCCGCAATAACCGGCTGAAGCGGCTGATCGACATCCGGGCGCCCGAGGTCATCCTGCGTAACGAAAAGCGGATGCTCCAGGAGGCCGTCGATTCGCTCTTTGATAACTCGCGCAAGGCAAACGCCGTGCGCAGCGACTCGAACCGGGCCCTGAAGTCGCTTTCTGACATGCTCAAGGGGAAGCAGGGCCGGTTCCGCCAGAACCTGCTGGGTAAACGCGTAGACTACTCCGGGCGCTCGGTCATTGTGGTCGGGCCAGAACTGGAGCTGCACCAGTGCGGCCTGCCCAAGGAAATGGCGGTTGAGCTCTTCAAGCCCTTCATCATCCGTAAGCTGATCGAGCGCGGCATTGTGCGTACGGTCAAGAGCGCCAAGCGCGTGGTAGACCGACGCACCGATGAAGTGTGGGACATTCTGGAGAAAGTTATCCAGGGACGTCCCGTCTTGCTCAACCGCGCGCCAACGCTGCACCGTCTGGGTATTCAGGCGTTCCAGCCGGTGCTGACCGAGGCCAAAGCCATCCAGCTCCACCCGCTGGTCTGCACGGCCTACAACGCCGACTTCGACGGCGACCAGATGGCCGTGCACGTGCCGCTCTCGCACGAAGCCTGCCTGGAGAGTATGATTTTGATGCTCTCCAGCCACAACATCCTCAGCCCGGCCAACGGTGATCCGATTGCCGTGCCCACCCAGGACATGGTGCTGGGCCTTTACTACATGACCAAGGCCAAAAACGGGGTCAAGGGCGAGGGCATGCGCTTTGCCAGCACCGAGGAGGTGCGCCAGGCATTCGACCAGGGGGTGGTCGATATGCACGCGCGCATCAAGGTGCGCCTGAAGGACGGGCAGCTCATTGATACAACGGTCGGCCGCGTACTCTTCAACGAAGTCGTGCCGGATGAGGTGGGCTTCATCAACGAAGTCCTGACCAAAAAGAATCTGAAGACCATCATCGGGCGCGTGCTCAAGGCCACCGGGTACCCGCGGACAGCACGCTTCCTGGACGACATCAAGGCGCTGGGGTTTGAGCAGGCGACCAAGGCAGGCCTGACGTTCTCGCTCGAAGACATCATCATTCCGAAGGAAAAACAGCAACTCATCGAAGAGGCAAACCAGGCGGTAACGCGGGCGCGTCAGAACTACGAGATGGGCGTCATCACCGATAATGAACGCTATAACCAGGTGATCGACATCTGGACGCGCACGAACAACCGCCTCTCAGAAATCCTCTTCGAAACGCTCAAAAACGATAAAGATGGCTTTAATGCCATCTTCATGATGGCCGACTCAGGCGCGCGTGGCTCGAAGGAGCAGATCCGGCAGCTCGGGGGCATGCGCGGCCTGATGGCCAAGCCGCAGAAGAGTATGGTCGGGTCGGCCGGCGAAATCATTGAAAACCCGATCATTTCCAACTTCAAGGAAGGGCTCTCCGTGCTTGAGTACTTTATCTCAACGCACGGTGCCCGTAAGGGATTGGCGGATACGGCGCTTAAGACGGCCGACGCTGGCTATCTGACGCGCCGCCTGGTTGATGTCGCGCAGGATGTAACGGTCACGATGTACGACTGCGGCACGCTGCGTGGCATCAAGATTGGCGCGCTCAAGGATAACGAAGAAATTGTCGAGCCGCTGGCCGACCGTATCCTCGGGCGCGTGTCGCTGCATGATGTGTATGACCCGCTCACGGGCGAGATGATTGTTGCTGCAAATGAGTTGATCGACGAAGAAAAAGCGCAGCGCATAGCGGAGACCTCCATCGAAGAGGTGGAGATCCGCTCGGTGCTGACCTGTGAAGCGCCGCGGGGCGTGTGCGCTCTCTGCTATGGGCGTAACCTGGCAACCGGTCGCCTGGTAGAGGTCGGAGAAGCCGTCGGAGTAGTGGCGGCCCAGTCAATCGGGGAGCCCGGTACGCAGCTCACGCTTCGGACCTTCCACGTGGGCGGAACGGCCGCGCGCATTGAGGCCGAAAGCACCCTGAATGCCAAGTTTGCCGGCCGCGTGGCCTTCGAGAACCTGCGGACCGTCACCTACGAATCCGAAGAAGGACCAAAGGAAGTGGTGCTCTCCCGCCAGGGAATGATCCGCATTATGGATCCGCAGGAAGAAGGCCGCGAGCTCTGGCGGGCGAACGTGCCCTACGGCGCCGAGCTGCTCGTTCAGGAAGGCGATCGTGTTGAGAAAGGCCAGGTACTGGTTACCTGGGACCCCTACAACAGCGTGATTCTTACGGAGGTAGGCGGAACCGTTCATTACCAGGACATTATTGAGGGCGTTACCTACCGCGAAGAGGCTGACGAGCAGACC comes from Rhodothermus profundi and encodes:
- the rpoB gene encoding DNA-directed RNA polymerase subunit beta, whose product is MSEFNGQPGTTQRISFARTKTVLDYPDLLEIQLKSFKEFVQDDVPPEEREDKGLQAVFKEHFPITDSRERYILEFLYYTLDTPKHTVEECLAQGLTYSVPLKAKLRLSILEDEDEEEAGEAIEQEVYLGNLPYMTERGTFIINGAERVIVSQLHRSPGVFFSQSVHPNGTELYAARVIPLRGSWLEFSTDVANVMWAYIDRRKKIPVTTLLRALGYSSDEDIIQLFELGEEADISTKKKFKKYLGRKLASSITLERIIEIVDEDTGEIIEEKREREVLLPAEHELQEEDYDRLKEAGITRLYLLKEEENEEEALDKSSLLNTLRKDPTHSEAEALEYLYFQLRGTEAPDLETARALLDRLFFNEKRYDLGAVGRYRLNKRLRLNMPMDVLTLTKEDIVAIVRELVLLQNGRSTVDDIDHLGNRRVRTVAEQLAAQFSVGLARMARTIKERMNLRDAESFTPQDLVNARTIASVINTFFGTNQLSQFMDQTNPLAELTHKRRVSALGPGGLTRERAGFEVRDVHYTHYGRLCPIETPEGPNIGLICSLTVHARVNEFGFIETPYRVVRDGKVTNEIVYLTAEEEDNAVIAQANAPIDEEGNFLNEYVKCRYRGDFPLMRPEQIQYMDVAPNQIVSPSASLIPFLEHDDANRALMGSNMQRQAVPLLQPEAPIVGTGMEARIARDSRALLMAEGPGVVEYVDADRIVIRYDQDPEDAEVSFEEPVKEYRLVKFRRTNQDTCINMRPIVKVGQRVEKGTVLCDGFATEKGELALGKNILVAFMPWRGYNFEDAIVISERLVAEDVFTSVHIEEFECQVRDTKRGQEELTREIPNVSEEATKDLDERGIIRVGAEVKAGDILVGKVTPKGETEPTPEEKLLRAIFGDKAGDVKDASLKAPPGMKGVVIDTKLFSRRKLDPASKKREQQRLAQIDEQLQRDLAELDRRFWEKFFKLVEGQVSAGVETREGDIVLPEGMPFTREAFAKISPLKLNPMLPFTQDEAVNRKVQKLLRNYEQMHRRITGEAKRLKHQIQMGDELPPGVVQLAKVYIARKRKIQVGDKMAGRHGNKGVVAKIVPVEDMPFLEDGTPVDIVLNPLGVPSRMNLGQIYETLLGWAGKVLGRKFASPVFDGASLDEIKALLREAGLPEDGRVQLYDGRTGEPLDEKTTVGYIYMMKLNHLVEDKIHARSIGPYSLITQQPLGGKAQFGGQRLGEMEVWALYAYGAAHTLQEMLTYKSDDVQGRSKAYEALVKGENLPEPGVPESFNVLVRELQGLGLEVRLD
- a CDS encoding EF-Tu C-terminal domain-related protein, with the translated sequence IYPVAMEEGLRFAIREGGRTVGAGVVTKILD
- the nusG gene encoding transcription termination/antitermination protein NusG, with amino-acid sequence MAEEKKQEGVRKWYVLRTFSGHEKKVKQYLEREIERLGLQDRVGEILIPTETVFELRGGKKRTRERTFFPGYILIEAVLDRELQHLISNMPSVVGFLGTGDQPTPLRPEEVRRILGKVDEARELGEQPEIPFKPGDVVRIIEGPFNNFTGVVEEVYPDKLKLKVMVSIFGRKTPLEVDYLQVERES
- the rplK gene encoding 50S ribosomal protein L11: MAKKVEKVIKLQIKGGQATPAPPIGPALGQAGVNIMEFCKQFNAATQDRMGVVLPVVITVYSDKSFTFVVKSPPAAELLKKAAGIEKGASDPLRQKVGKVTWQDCLEIAKQKMADLNAYDLEKAASMIAGTARSMGIVVEGKPEHL
- the secE gene encoding preprotein translocase subunit SecE, which produces MFAKIRAYLQEVFREMQKVSWPSRQELINNTILTLVASAVLALFIFLADRVIATVLEFIYSV
- the rplL gene encoding 50S ribosomal protein L7/L12, whose amino-acid sequence is MADLKALAEQLVNLTIKEANELAKILEEEYGIKPAAAAVAVAAGPAGGDGAAQAEEKTEFDVILKAVGGNKIAVIKEVRAITGLGLKEAKELVDSAPKAVKEGVSKEEAEQIKAKLEEAGAEVEIK
- the rplA gene encoding 50S ribosomal protein L1 yields the protein MPRKRGKRYRKALEIIQQAGNGPFSLEEAVDLVKKTALARFDESVDIDVRLGVDPRHADQMVRGTVALPHGTGKKVRVLVLADEGRWKEALEAGADYAGLDEYIEKIQGGWLEFDVVIATPQVMSKVGRLGRILGPRGLMPNPKSGTVTQNVAEAVREVKAGRIDFRVDKAGNLHTSIGKASFSSDQIRENAEAFLREVLRLRPPSVKGAYVRSITLSTTMGPPVPVSLSVLSTLR
- the rpoC gene encoding DNA-directed RNA polymerase subunit beta' encodes the protein MPQGKTLKIKRDFTSITLSLASPESILERSYGEVLKPETINYRSFKPEKDGLFCEKIFGPVKDYECHCGKYKRIRYRGIVCDRCGVEVTEKKVRRERMGHITLAVPVVHIWYFKTVPNKIGNLLGLKSKDLEKIIYYENYIVIQPGCAEKLGVEKNQLLTEEEYYDILYQIREDNNRLDDDDPEKFIAKIGGEAIEMMLKRLDLDALSKELRFQVKTETSQQRKEEALKRLQVVEAFREANRKLENRPEWMVMRVIPVIPPELRPLVPLEGGRFATSDLNDLYRRVIIRNNRLKRLIDIRAPEVILRNEKRMLQEAVDSLFDNSRKANAVRSDSNRALKSLSDMLKGKQGRFRQNLLGKRVDYSGRSVIVVGPELELHQCGLPKEMAVELFKPFIIRKLIERGIVRTVKSAKRVVDRRTDEVWDILEKVIQGRPVLLNRAPTLHRLGIQAFQPVLTEAKAIQLHPLVCTAYNADFDGDQMAVHVPLSHEACLESMILMLSSHNILSPANGDPIAVPTQDMVLGLYYMTKAKNGVKGEGMRFASTEEVRQAFDQGVVDMHARIKVRLKDGQLIDTTVGRVLFNEVVPDEVGFINEVLTKKNLKTIIGRVLKATGYPRTARFLDDIKALGFEQATKAGLTFSLEDIIIPKEKQQLIEEANQAVTRARQNYEMGVITDNERYNQVIDIWTRTNNRLSEILFETLKNDKDGFNAIFMMADSGARGSKEQIRQLGGMRGLMAKPQKSMVGSAGEIIENPIISNFKEGLSVLEYFISTHGARKGLADTALKTADAGYLTRRLVDVAQDVTVTMYDCGTLRGIKIGALKDNEEIVEPLADRILGRVSLHDVYDPLTGEMIVAANELIDEEKAQRIAETSIEEVEIRSVLTCEAPRGVCALCYGRNLATGRLVEVGEAVGVVAAQSIGEPGTQLTLRTFHVGGTAARIEAESTLNAKFAGRVAFENLRTVTYESEEGPKEVVLSRQGMIRIMDPQEEGRELWRANVPYGAELLVQEGDRVEKGQVLVTWDPYNSVILTEVGGTVHYQDIIEGVTYREEADEQTGYREKVIIESRDRSLTPAILIELPDGSVREYALPVRSRIQVDEGDVVQAGQVLAKLPRQTVKTRDITGGLPRVIELFEARTPSDPAIVSEIEGYVEYGARKRGAQEVIVTSPDGSESRTYQIPLSKYILVHPGDYVQAGQQLSDGQVSPQDILRILGPRKVQEYLVNEIQEVYRLQGVSINDKHIEVIVRQMMQKVRITDPGDTNLLEGDLIDRHTLDQINDRLYDCFVVVDPGDSGLKVGEIIDRRRLREVNSEMKRRDLRPVEVREAQPAVAEPVLLGITQAALSTDSFISAASFQETTKVLSEAAIAAKTDHLYGLKENVIVGHLIPAGTGQRRFQHLVVGSRKELEALQAAVSESTAAGNGAGDGAAESVEAS
- the rplJ gene encoding 50S ribosomal protein L10 encodes the protein MPLTRAQKAAILEEIRAKLESAPVIYLTDYMGLNVAQITDLRRRFREAGVEFKVVKNTLLRIALEQRGGYEALLPVLNGPTAVALSEEPAAPARVIKKFIEEQGVELPRLKAAYIDGAVYGADALDTLAALKSKDELIADIMGLLLAPAQNVLGALQGPGQTLAACVQAVAEKEAA